The proteins below come from a single Beutenbergia cavernae DSM 12333 genomic window:
- a CDS encoding alpha/beta hydrolase has translation MSTELDERPDVLGSEWVARTLPLAPDEADPEGELVATLVRKAGPPSSSTAVLYVHGFTDYFFQDHHARAWAGHGIDFYALDLRRYGRSLRAHHAAGDVRDLRAYDEEISAAISVLRAERGHERVILLGHSTGGLILSLYAHAHPRAADALVLNSPWFDLNEAALRRMIATPLAESISRLDPTRRVGKLGGAYGRSLHTSTGGSWEYDLAWKPIEGFPVRAGWLRAIRRAQARVARGLDVRIPVLVCSSTRSGGVAGRPATPEELASTDTVLDVQHMWRGAQGLGDDVTIVAVPGGLHDLTLSAPRARADFERAVFTWLSARLP, from the coding sequence ATGAGCACGGAACTCGACGAACGACCCGACGTCCTCGGCTCGGAGTGGGTGGCGCGGACGCTGCCGCTGGCACCGGACGAGGCGGACCCGGAGGGCGAGCTCGTGGCGACGCTGGTACGGAAGGCCGGGCCGCCGTCGTCGTCCACCGCGGTGCTCTACGTGCACGGCTTCACCGACTACTTCTTCCAGGACCACCACGCGCGCGCCTGGGCGGGGCACGGCATCGACTTCTACGCGCTCGACCTGCGGCGGTACGGACGCTCGCTGCGCGCCCACCACGCGGCCGGCGACGTGCGCGACCTCCGCGCCTACGACGAGGAGATCTCCGCGGCGATCTCGGTGCTCCGAGCGGAGCGCGGGCACGAACGGGTCATCCTGCTCGGCCACTCGACGGGCGGCCTCATCCTCAGCCTGTACGCGCACGCCCACCCGCGGGCGGCCGACGCCCTCGTGCTGAACAGCCCGTGGTTCGACCTCAACGAGGCGGCGCTGCGGCGCATGATCGCGACGCCGCTGGCCGAGAGCATCTCGCGGCTCGATCCGACTCGGCGCGTGGGCAAGCTGGGCGGGGCCTACGGGCGCTCGCTACACACCAGCACGGGCGGCTCGTGGGAGTACGACCTTGCCTGGAAGCCGATCGAGGGCTTCCCGGTGCGGGCGGGGTGGCTGCGCGCGATCCGCCGCGCTCAGGCTCGGGTCGCGCGCGGCCTCGACGTCCGGATCCCGGTACTCGTGTGCTCGTCCACCCGTTCGGGCGGCGTCGCGGGCCGGCCGGCCACTCCCGAGGAGCTCGCCTCGACCGACACCGTCCTCGACGTGCAGCACATGTGGCGCGGCGCGCAGGGCCTCGGGGACGACGTCACGATCGTCGCCGTCCCCGGTGGCCTGCACGACCTCACGCTCTCGGCGCCGCGCGCCCGCGCGGACTTCGAGCGCGCGGTCTTCACGTGGTTGAGCGCGCGCCTGCCGTGA
- a CDS encoding MarR family winged helix-turn-helix transcriptional regulator, with product MQTIPALRAALPRADEPPRGGAASPAGDLSLVDPAEAARLAACGDLVDALRRMIRIYRAGSAHRERPHGLATGQVMVLTAVDRWAPARMSELASRMHLDASVVSRQVAALEGLGLLEREPDPDDGRAWRVRLSAEGVASLADVRADQARILAEALPGWDAERLRHITTDLQDMARDVAAALDTHQEATA from the coding sequence ATGCAAACGATTCCTGCGCTTCGTGCTGCCCTGCCCCGGGCCGACGAGCCGCCGAGGGGCGGCGCGGCATCGCCCGCCGGCGACCTGTCTCTCGTCGACCCTGCCGAGGCCGCACGCCTCGCCGCGTGCGGCGACCTCGTCGACGCGCTGCGTCGGATGATCCGCATCTACCGCGCCGGCTCGGCGCACCGGGAGCGACCCCACGGCCTGGCGACGGGCCAGGTCATGGTGCTCACCGCCGTCGACCGCTGGGCGCCCGCGCGCATGAGCGAGCTCGCGTCCCGGATGCACCTCGACGCGTCGGTCGTCAGCCGACAGGTCGCCGCGCTCGAGGGCCTCGGGCTGCTCGAGCGCGAGCCCGACCCGGACGACGGCCGCGCCTGGCGCGTCCGCCTCAGCGCCGAGGGCGTCGCCAGTCTCGCCGACGTCCGCGCCGACCAGGCGCGCATCCTCGCCGAGGCGCTGCCCGGCTGGGACGCCGAGCGGCTCCGGCACATCACCACCGACCTGCAGGACATGGCGCGCGACGTGGCCGCCGCACTCGACACCCACCAGGAGGCCACCGCATGA
- a CDS encoding MDR family MFS transporter codes for MTATTASTAPTTDTDSDAEHKQILRVLVGLLLALFVAMLSGTIVANALPVIIAELDGTQQQYTWVVTATLLASTAVTPLFGKLADLYDKKKLLLIGIGIFAVGSLLSGLSTSAGMLIGFRVIQGVGLGALQALVQITIATIISPRQRGRYAGYMGAVMAFATVSGPLLGGLIVDVSWLGWRWCYWSAIPLALIAMVVLARRLHVPPPSRTEVKVDWLGATLISAAVTLLLLWVSFAGPTHSYDWISWQTAVMVPGALALFGLFIWVESRVAEPIVPLWILRERTTTLAIVASIAVGVGMFGASVFLGQYFQIARGYSPTEAGLLTIPMMLGLLVSSTVSGRFVTQIGRWKPFVVWGLVTFTAGMGLLGSIQYGTSLWLIGVFMLVAGIGLGASMQNLVLAVQNTVPLSDMGAATSSITFFRSLGGAMGVQVLGAVFASHVSSLTATRLTDAGIPVAPGGDGGGSLDLSELPDAVADIIRSAYGDSIGLLFLIGAGLALVGLVAALFMRGTHLRDTVDLKAAVAEAAEEDVAVETAAATALGAAVAVDETADQTADETADAVDDADGVTAGARSTT; via the coding sequence ATGACCGCCACCACGGCAAGCACCGCACCAACGACCGACACGGACTCCGACGCCGAGCACAAGCAGATCCTGCGCGTGCTCGTGGGTCTGCTGCTCGCACTCTTCGTCGCGATGCTCTCGGGCACGATCGTCGCGAACGCGCTGCCCGTGATCATCGCCGAGCTCGACGGCACGCAGCAGCAGTACACGTGGGTCGTGACCGCGACGCTGCTGGCGTCGACGGCGGTGACGCCGTTGTTCGGCAAGCTCGCCGACCTGTACGACAAGAAGAAGCTGCTCCTCATCGGCATCGGGATCTTCGCCGTCGGCTCCCTGCTGTCCGGTCTGTCCACGAGCGCGGGGATGCTCATCGGGTTCCGCGTGATCCAGGGCGTCGGGCTCGGCGCGCTGCAGGCGCTCGTGCAGATCACCATCGCGACGATCATCTCGCCGCGGCAGCGCGGCCGGTACGCCGGCTACATGGGCGCCGTCATGGCGTTCGCGACGGTCTCCGGGCCGCTGCTGGGCGGCCTCATCGTCGACGTCAGCTGGCTCGGCTGGCGCTGGTGCTACTGGAGCGCGATCCCGCTCGCCCTCATCGCCATGGTCGTGCTGGCCCGGCGCCTGCACGTGCCGCCGCCGTCCCGCACCGAGGTGAAGGTCGACTGGCTCGGCGCCACGCTCATCTCGGCCGCCGTCACGCTGCTGCTGCTCTGGGTCTCGTTCGCCGGCCCGACCCACTCCTACGACTGGATCTCCTGGCAGACCGCCGTCATGGTGCCCGGTGCCCTCGCCCTGTTCGGCCTGTTCATCTGGGTGGAGTCGCGCGTGGCAGAGCCGATCGTGCCGCTCTGGATCCTCAGGGAGCGGACGACGACGCTCGCGATCGTCGCGTCGATCGCCGTCGGTGTCGGGATGTTCGGCGCGAGCGTCTTCCTCGGCCAGTACTTCCAGATCGCCCGCGGGTACTCGCCCACCGAGGCCGGCCTGCTGACGATCCCGATGATGCTCGGCCTGCTGGTCTCCTCGACCGTCTCGGGGCGCTTCGTCACGCAGATCGGGCGCTGGAAGCCGTTTGTCGTCTGGGGACTCGTCACGTTCACCGCCGGGATGGGCCTCCTGGGCTCGATCCAGTACGGCACGTCCCTGTGGCTGATCGGCGTGTTCATGCTCGTCGCCGGCATCGGCCTGGGCGCCAGCATGCAGAACCTCGTGCTCGCCGTGCAGAACACGGTGCCGCTGTCCGACATGGGCGCGGCGACGTCGAGCATCACGTTCTTCCGCTCGCTCGGTGGTGCGATGGGCGTCCAGGTGCTCGGCGCGGTGTTCGCGTCGCACGTCTCGTCGCTGACGGCGACCCGGCTCACGGACGCCGGGATCCCCGTGGCCCCGGGCGGTGACGGAGGCGGGAGCCTCGATCTCAGCGAGCTCCCGGACGCCGTCGCCGACATCATCCGGTCCGCCTACGGCGACTCGATCGGGCTGCTGTTCCTCATCGGTGCCGGGCTGGCCCTCGTCGGCCTGGTGGCGGCGCTCTTCATGCGCGGCACGCACCTGCGCGACACGGTCGACCTCAAGGCGGCCGTCGCGGAGGCGGCCGAGGAGGACGTCGCCGTCGAGACGGCCGCGGCGACGGCGCTCGGCGCTGCGGTCGCGGTGGACGAGACCGCGGACCAGACTGCGGACGAGACGGCGGACGCGGTGGACGACGCCGACGGCGTCACGGCAGGCGCGCGCTCAACCACGTGA
- a CDS encoding ABC transporter substrate-binding protein produces the protein MPRSTTRSVVPSALNRRGFLLGTASVAGAGVLTACAGGGGEPGSSGSTASGEPTTGGTLTVAFPADPENLDPHQRPQLYPRTITRQIADSLTDQDPETGEVIPWLASSWEISDDVRTFTFTLRDDVTFSDGTPLTADVVTANWERILEIGPLAYVAAGLLRDYSSSEVIDSHTVSITFANPNAQFLQATASQSLAVLAPATLALTPEEVAAGDVIGSGPYILESYTPGEDVVLTVREDYAWGSPLYANRGRGYVDRIEFSIIPEPTTMAGAVASGQIDFAYLLDVSVLSTVESSDAELIGTDMPAIAIPIVPLVYRPIFADERTRRALSLATDREAIVDSVFEGRYQPASAVLTKANPGWVDLSDQLAYDVDGAIALLEEAGWTTVGDDGLRSNDAGEPLRFEIQYTSAGTSSELMLQLLQQQWRAVGADFVLTPVSTPSEANLHEYPFDITTWSQTRADADVLRTVYSSFFENQSFLFDNADPELDGLLTELQTTVDAAARLEVSGEAQRLIVERGYSIPLYDLTQFSAASSATSGAHADIEGKPVLVDIWKP, from the coding sequence GTGCCACGAAGCACCACCCGGTCCGTCGTCCCGTCGGCCCTGAACCGGCGAGGGTTCCTCCTCGGCACGGCGTCCGTCGCAGGGGCGGGCGTCCTCACCGCATGCGCCGGCGGTGGTGGCGAGCCGGGCTCGTCGGGCTCGACGGCGTCCGGCGAGCCGACCACGGGCGGCACCCTGACCGTCGCGTTCCCCGCCGACCCGGAGAACCTGGACCCGCACCAGCGGCCCCAGCTCTACCCGCGCACGATCACCCGCCAGATCGCTGACTCGCTCACCGACCAGGACCCGGAGACCGGCGAGGTCATCCCCTGGCTCGCCTCCTCCTGGGAGATCAGCGACGACGTGCGCACGTTCACGTTCACGCTGCGCGACGACGTCACGTTCTCCGACGGCACGCCCCTCACGGCCGACGTCGTCACAGCGAACTGGGAGCGCATCCTCGAGATCGGCCCGCTGGCGTACGTGGCCGCCGGGCTGCTGCGCGACTACTCCAGCTCCGAGGTGATCGACTCCCACACGGTGTCGATCACGTTCGCCAACCCGAACGCCCAGTTCCTCCAGGCGACGGCGTCGCAGTCCCTCGCGGTGCTCGCCCCGGCGACGCTCGCCCTCACGCCGGAGGAGGTCGCCGCCGGCGACGTCATCGGCTCCGGCCCCTACATCCTCGAGAGCTACACGCCGGGCGAGGACGTCGTCCTCACCGTGCGCGAGGACTACGCCTGGGGCTCGCCGCTGTACGCCAACCGGGGCCGCGGCTACGTGGACCGCATCGAGTTCTCGATCATCCCGGAGCCGACGACGATGGCCGGCGCCGTCGCCTCGGGGCAGATCGACTTCGCCTACCTGCTCGACGTCTCGGTGCTGTCCACGGTCGAGAGCTCGGACGCCGAGCTCATCGGCACCGACATGCCGGCGATCGCGATCCCGATCGTGCCGCTCGTGTACCGGCCGATCTTCGCGGACGAGCGCACGCGTCGCGCTCTCAGCCTCGCCACGGACCGGGAGGCGATCGTCGACTCGGTGTTCGAGGGCCGCTACCAGCCCGCGAGCGCCGTCCTCACGAAGGCGAACCCGGGCTGGGTGGACCTGTCCGACCAGCTCGCCTACGACGTCGACGGCGCGATCGCGCTCCTCGAGGAGGCCGGCTGGACGACGGTGGGTGACGACGGGCTCCGGTCGAACGACGCAGGCGAGCCGCTGCGCTTCGAGATCCAGTACACGTCCGCCGGCACCAGCTCGGAGCTCATGCTCCAGCTGCTCCAGCAGCAGTGGCGAGCCGTCGGTGCCGACTTCGTGCTCACCCCGGTCTCGACGCCGTCCGAGGCGAACCTGCACGAGTACCCGTTCGACATCACGACGTGGTCGCAGACCCGGGCCGACGCCGACGTCCTGCGCACCGTGTACAGCTCGTTCTTCGAGAACCAGTCCTTCCTGTTCGACAACGCGGACCCGGAGCTGGACGGCCTGCTCACGGAGCTGCAGACGACCGTCGACGCCGCCGCGCGGCTCGAGGTGTCCGGCGAGGCACAGCGCCTCATCGTCGAGCGCGGGTACTCGATCCCGCTGTACGACCTCACGCAGTTCTCCGCGGCGAGCTCCGCGACGTCGGGTGCTCACGCCGACATCGAGGGGAAGCCCGTGCTCGTCGACATCTGGAAGCCCTGA
- a CDS encoding helix-turn-helix transcriptional regulator, protein MTDTPGRLLRLLSLLQARRDWPGATLAERLAVTPRTVRRDVDRLRELGYPVVATKGPHGGYRLAAGQQMPPLLLDDEQAVALTIALVTAAPSVAGLDDAGQRALATVRQVMPARLRSRVDSLADVSVLRPEEPHGGVEPVSPDVLVALGDAVRAQEVLRFDYAGGSGEQLTDADGATFRPPRRVEPHHVATWSGRWYLVAWDLDRRAWRTFRADRITPRTPTGPHFTRRTLPAPDVATFLGRRLTAREWPCRGEAVVHLDAATLAPWMGDVGSVEDLGPGRCRVLVGSWSWAGLAAWFGRLEVGFEVLGPDELRDACGRLAERYAAASRSV, encoded by the coding sequence ATGACGGACACCCCGGGACGACTTCTCCGGCTCCTGTCGCTGCTCCAGGCGCGGCGGGACTGGCCGGGCGCGACGCTCGCCGAGCGACTCGCCGTCACGCCCCGCACCGTGCGTCGCGACGTCGACCGCCTGCGCGAGCTCGGGTACCCGGTGGTCGCGACCAAGGGACCGCACGGTGGCTACCGCCTCGCCGCCGGGCAGCAGATGCCGCCGCTCCTGCTGGACGACGAGCAGGCGGTCGCCCTGACGATCGCCCTGGTCACGGCGGCACCATCGGTCGCCGGGCTCGACGACGCCGGGCAGCGCGCCCTCGCCACCGTCCGTCAGGTGATGCCGGCCCGCTTGCGCTCCAGGGTCGACTCCCTCGCCGACGTCAGCGTCCTGCGCCCGGAGGAGCCGCACGGCGGGGTGGAGCCCGTGTCGCCGGACGTGCTCGTGGCGCTCGGCGACGCGGTCCGCGCCCAGGAGGTGCTCCGGTTCGACTACGCCGGTGGGTCGGGGGAACAGCTGACGGACGCCGACGGCGCCACGTTCCGCCCGCCGCGGCGCGTCGAGCCGCACCACGTCGCGACGTGGAGCGGGCGGTGGTACCTCGTCGCCTGGGACCTCGACCGGCGCGCCTGGCGCACGTTCCGGGCCGACCGCATCACACCGCGGACGCCGACCGGCCCGCACTTCACACGCCGCACCCTGCCGGCGCCGGACGTCGCGACGTTCCTCGGACGGCGCCTCACCGCGCGCGAGTGGCCGTGCCGCGGCGAGGCCGTGGTCCACCTCGACGCGGCGACGCTCGCGCCGTGGATGGGCGACGTCGGCAGCGTCGAGGACCTCGGCCCCGGTCGGTGCCGCGTGCTGGTGGGCTCGTGGTCCTGGGCCGGGCTCGCCGCCTGGTTCGGCAGGCTCGAGGTGGGGTTCGAGGTGCTGGGGCCGGACGAGCTGCGCGACGCCTGCGGGCGGCTCGCCGAGCGCTACGCGGCCGCGAGCCGGAGCGTCTGA
- a CDS encoding ABC transporter ATP-binding protein, translating to MPRHASPSPETTGTHPTESPGAVVDPTGAPAAAGDALHSPGPVGDAIVTARDLVKVYGAGSTAVHALRGVDVDFARGALTAIMGPSGSGKSTLMHCLAGLDTATSGTVTVDGQRVSDMSQRQLTALRRTHIGFVFQAYNLVPTLTAAENITLPMDIARAGVDRERFDAVVDAVDLRDRLDHRPSELSGGQQQRVAVARALVARPAVVFADEPTGNLDSRSAGDLLEYLRRSVDDLGQTMVMVTHDPRSAAFADRVLFLADGRIVGELEQPTQTGILDALGELTPETER from the coding sequence GTGCCGCGCCACGCCTCACCCAGCCCCGAGACCACCGGAACCCACCCGACCGAGTCGCCGGGCGCCGTCGTCGACCCCACCGGTGCGCCGGCCGCGGCCGGCGACGCGCTGCACTCCCCCGGTCCGGTCGGCGACGCGATCGTCACGGCCCGCGACCTCGTCAAGGTGTACGGCGCCGGGTCGACGGCGGTGCACGCGCTGCGCGGCGTCGACGTCGACTTCGCGCGCGGCGCGCTGACGGCGATCATGGGCCCGTCCGGGTCCGGGAAGTCGACGCTCATGCACTGCCTCGCCGGGCTGGACACGGCGACGTCCGGCACAGTCACCGTGGATGGCCAGCGCGTGAGCGACATGTCGCAGCGGCAGCTCACCGCGCTGCGCCGCACGCACATCGGGTTCGTGTTCCAGGCGTACAACCTCGTCCCGACCCTCACCGCCGCCGAGAACATCACCCTGCCGATGGACATCGCCCGGGCGGGCGTCGACCGCGAGCGGTTCGACGCCGTCGTCGACGCCGTCGACCTGCGCGACCGGCTCGATCATCGCCCGAGCGAGCTCTCCGGCGGCCAGCAGCAGCGCGTCGCCGTCGCCCGCGCGCTCGTGGCGCGCCCCGCCGTCGTCTTCGCCGACGAGCCGACCGGCAACCTCGACTCCCGCAGCGCCGGCGACCTGCTGGAGTACCTGCGACGCAGCGTCGACGACCTCGGCCAGACGATGGTCATGGTCACGCACGACCCGCGCTCCGCCGCGTTCGCCGACCGGGTGCTCTTCCTCGCCGACGGCCGCATCGTCGGGGAGCTGGAGCAGCCCACGCAGACCGGGATCCTCGACGCGCTCGGCGAGCTCACGCCCGAGACCGAGCGCTGA
- a CDS encoding ABC transporter permease has protein sequence MRWYILRRLGQAALVLWGAMTLSFAIVHLVPGDPVRIMLGVGDGAEGGSAATTEQIEQVRSELGLDRPVLVQYVAFLARAVTLDFGTSYSTQRPVTEVIAGATPPTLQLAALSIALSLVLGLVFALAGALLPTRWIRSLFQSVTVLGIAVPSFWVAILLLQVFSFSLGWFPAFGNDSFAALVLPAFTLALLTAGTLAQVLGRGIVESLAQPYADTARAKGASQARVVVRHALRNGSLPVFTIVGMMVGGILSGATIVETIYGRNGLGTVIVDAITARDFPLIQALVIFSGGVFVIVTLLVDLGYRYIDPRVTSPAASEVLV, from the coding sequence GTGCGCTGGTACATCCTCCGCCGCCTCGGTCAGGCGGCACTCGTGCTCTGGGGCGCGATGACGCTGTCGTTCGCGATCGTGCACCTCGTCCCGGGCGACCCGGTGCGGATCATGCTGGGCGTCGGGGACGGCGCCGAGGGCGGGTCGGCGGCGACGACGGAGCAGATCGAGCAGGTGCGCTCCGAGCTCGGCCTCGACCGCCCCGTGCTCGTGCAGTACGTGGCGTTCCTCGCCCGTGCGGTGACGCTGGACTTCGGGACGTCGTACTCGACGCAGCGTCCGGTCACGGAGGTCATCGCCGGCGCGACGCCGCCGACGTTGCAGCTGGCCGCTCTCAGCATCGCGCTGTCGCTGGTGCTGGGGCTCGTCTTCGCGCTCGCCGGGGCGCTCCTGCCGACGCGCTGGATCCGGTCCCTGTTCCAGTCGGTGACCGTGCTGGGGATCGCCGTGCCGTCCTTCTGGGTCGCGATCCTGCTGCTCCAGGTCTTCTCGTTCTCGCTCGGGTGGTTCCCCGCCTTCGGCAACGACTCGTTCGCGGCGCTCGTCCTGCCCGCGTTCACGCTGGCGCTGCTGACGGCGGGCACGCTGGCCCAGGTGCTCGGCCGGGGCATCGTCGAGTCGCTCGCGCAGCCGTACGCGGACACCGCACGGGCGAAGGGCGCGAGCCAGGCGCGCGTCGTCGTCCGGCACGCGCTGCGCAACGGCTCGCTCCCCGTGTTCACGATCGTCGGGATGATGGTCGGCGGCATCCTGTCCGGCGCGACCATCGTGGAGACGATCTACGGCCGCAACGGCCTCGGCACGGTGATCGTCGACGCGATCACCGCGCGGGACTTCCCGCTCATCCAGGCCCTCGTGATCTTCTCCGGCGGAGTGTTCGTGATCGTGACCCTGCTCGTGGACCTCGGGTACCGCTACATCGACCCGCGGGTCACCTCGCCCGCGGCGAGCGAGGTGCTCGTATGA
- a CDS encoding DUF1540 domain-containing protein has protein sequence MTATLEMPHVAECTVLGCDYNHDGCRAFAVTISSAHAGSTASCATFIDIGARGGLDRVVAQVGACQRTDCVFNESLECRAEAVRIGPGGGTAHCLTYTHG, from the coding sequence ATGACCGCCACGCTCGAGATGCCCCACGTCGCCGAGTGCACGGTGCTCGGCTGCGACTACAACCACGACGGCTGCCGCGCGTTCGCCGTCACCATCTCCTCGGCGCACGCGGGCTCCACCGCGAGCTGCGCGACGTTCATCGACATCGGCGCGCGGGGCGGCCTCGACCGCGTCGTCGCCCAGGTGGGCGCGTGCCAGCGCACGGACTGCGTGTTCAACGAATCGCTCGAGTGCCGCGCCGAGGCCGTGCGGATCGGCCCCGGCGGCGGGACCGCGCACTGCCTCACGTACACGCACGGCTGA
- a CDS encoding gamma-glutamyltransferase family protein: MAGVAPAPTFTTRPELLGTTGMVASTHWLASASGMAVLERGGNAFDAAVAAGLVLHVVEPHLNGVGGDMPLIAHDASASRTFVLCGQGSAPAGATIEAYRDLGLDLVPGTSHLAAVVPGAFGAWMHLLGRYGTLPLREVAQYAIGYARDGFPLVPQAATTIEAVADVFAEHWTASAEIYLGRGPGRRGAPAPRSRFANPLLAETLERLVAEGEAAGAGAAAQAEGARRAFYSGFVAEAVDAFVRTPAWDGVGGEDARHAGFLTADDLDAWRPSEEEPVTTAFGGLEIAKPGMWSQGPVLLAQLAMLERAGVADLAPGSPELVHLAVEVAKLAFADREAFYGDSLDADAPDAVVSAPALLDPAYLAERVALLGETAADGLRPGSPGGRTPRLAEHVVRAMADGGAWPDGLTTPRVGEGEPTVARGDTCHLDVVDRWGNVVSATPSGGWLQSSPAVPGLGFALPTRAQMFWLEPGLPASLRPGRRPRTTLSPGMALRDGRPAFAFGTPGGDQQDQWPVPFLVQHLLHGANLQAAIDAPSWHSTHVPSSFAPREAEPMGVRAEPRLGAAVLDDLRGRGHVVTEAGPWALGRISAAGMREDGMLVAAANPRGMQGYAVGR; the protein is encoded by the coding sequence ATGGCAGGCGTCGCCCCCGCACCCACGTTCACCACTCGTCCGGAGCTGCTGGGGACCACCGGCATGGTGGCGTCGACGCACTGGCTCGCGTCGGCGTCGGGCATGGCGGTCCTGGAGCGGGGCGGGAACGCGTTCGACGCCGCCGTCGCCGCCGGGCTCGTGCTGCACGTGGTCGAGCCGCACCTCAACGGCGTCGGGGGCGACATGCCGCTGATCGCGCACGACGCCTCCGCGTCCCGCACGTTCGTGCTGTGCGGGCAGGGGTCGGCGCCGGCGGGCGCGACGATCGAGGCGTACCGCGACCTCGGACTCGACCTCGTGCCCGGCACCAGCCACCTCGCCGCCGTCGTCCCCGGAGCCTTCGGCGCCTGGATGCACCTCCTCGGGCGGTACGGCACGCTGCCCCTGCGCGAGGTCGCGCAGTACGCGATCGGCTACGCCCGCGACGGCTTCCCGCTCGTGCCGCAGGCGGCGACGACGATCGAGGCCGTCGCCGACGTGTTCGCCGAGCACTGGACGGCCTCCGCCGAGATCTACCTCGGACGCGGACCCGGGCGGCGAGGCGCTCCGGCGCCCCGCAGCCGCTTCGCGAACCCGCTGCTCGCGGAGACGCTCGAACGCCTCGTCGCGGAGGGCGAGGCTGCCGGGGCGGGTGCCGCGGCGCAGGCCGAGGGAGCGCGGCGCGCGTTCTACTCGGGGTTCGTCGCGGAGGCCGTGGACGCGTTCGTGCGGACACCGGCGTGGGACGGCGTGGGGGGCGAGGACGCCCGGCACGCGGGCTTCCTCACGGCGGACGACCTCGACGCCTGGCGGCCCAGCGAGGAGGAGCCGGTCACGACGGCGTTCGGCGGCCTCGAGATCGCGAAGCCGGGGATGTGGAGCCAGGGTCCGGTGCTGCTCGCGCAGCTCGCGATGCTCGAGAGGGCCGGCGTCGCCGACCTCGCGCCCGGATCCCCGGAGCTGGTGCACCTCGCGGTCGAGGTCGCGAAGCTCGCGTTCGCGGACCGGGAGGCGTTCTACGGCGACTCGCTCGACGCCGACGCTCCCGACGCCGTCGTCTCCGCTCCTGCCCTGCTCGACCCGGCGTACCTGGCGGAACGGGTCGCGCTGCTCGGCGAGACGGCCGCCGACGGGCTGCGGCCGGGCTCGCCGGGCGGCCGGACGCCGCGGCTCGCGGAGCACGTGGTGCGTGCGATGGCCGACGGCGGTGCGTGGCCGGACGGGCTCACGACGCCGCGCGTCGGCGAGGGTGAGCCGACCGTGGCGCGCGGCGACACGTGCCACCTCGACGTCGTCGACCGGTGGGGGAACGTGGTGTCCGCGACGCCGTCCGGTGGGTGGCTGCAGAGCTCGCCGGCGGTGCCGGGGCTGGGCTTCGCCCTGCCGACGCGCGCGCAGATGTTCTGGCTCGAGCCCGGGCTGCCGGCCTCGCTGCGGCCAGGGCGCCGGCCGCGGACGACGCTCAGCCCGGGGATGGCGTTGCGCGACGGCCGGCCGGCGTTCGCGTTCGGGACGCCGGGCGGGGACCAGCAGGACCAGTGGCCGGTGCCGTTCCTCGTGCAGCACCTGCTGCACGGCGCGAACCTGCAGGCGGCGATCGACGCGCCGAGCTGGCACTCGACGCACGTGCCGTCGTCGTTCGCACCGCGGGAGGCCGAGCCGATGGGCGTCCGCGCAGAGCCGCGGCTCGGTGCGGCGGTGCTCGACGACCTGCGCGGGCGCGGCCACGTCGTCACCGAGGCCGGGCCGTGGGCGCTCGGGCGGATCAGCGCCGCCGGCATGCGTGAGGACGGCATGCTCGTCGCGGCGGCGAACCCGCGCGGGATGCAGGGCTACGCCGTCGGCCGCTGA